In Phaseolus vulgaris cultivar G19833 chromosome 10, P. vulgaris v2.0, whole genome shotgun sequence, a single genomic region encodes these proteins:
- the LOC137818189 gene encoding probable mitochondrial adenine nucleotide transporter BTL1 isoform X2, whose translation MSSSNTNSHSKPQPQASNMALQTHSPSHSHNNINNNKGVFGDVYTIIKDMHADHHNATFDFRLPPLPNFLGSREAREFFSGALAGAMTKAILAPLETIRTRMVVGVGSRNIAGSFVEVVEQQGWQGLWAGNMINMLRIVPTQAIELATFECVKRAMTSVQSKWENTDYPKLQIGCINFNLPLHWISPVAVAGAAAGIASTVVCHPLEVLKDRLTVSPEIYPTLGVAIRNIYKDGGVGAFYAGISPTLVGMLPYSTCYYFLYDTMKDSYCRSKKKKSLNRPEMLLLGALAGFTASTISFPLEVARKRLMVGALQGKCPPNMGAALREVIREEGLKGLYRGWGASCLKVMPSSGITWMFYEAWKDILLVQNGNPF comes from the exons ATGTCCTCCTCCAACACTAACTCTCACTCCAAACCTCAACCTCAGGCAT CTAACATGGCATTGCAAACCCATTCTCCTTCACACTCCcacaacaacatcaacaacaacaaaGGGGTCTTTGGAGATGTCTACACCATCATCAAAGACATGCACGCCGATCATCACAACGCCACCTTTGATTTTCGCCTTCCCCCGCTTCCA AATTTTCTGGGCTCTCGAGAGGCCCGCGAGTTTTTCAGCGGTGCCCTTGCAGGGGCAATGACAAAGGCTATACTTGCTCCTCTTGAGACCATCAG GACAAGAATGGTTGTTGGTGTTGGATCGAGAAATATTGCTGGTAGTTTCGTAGAGGTTGTAGAGCAGCAGGGATGGCAAGGATTGTGGGCTGGAAACATGATTAATATGCTTCGTATAGTTCCAACACAGGCCATTGAGCTGGCCACGTTTGAGTGCGTCAAACGGGCTATGACATCCGTGCAAAGCAAATGGGAGAACACTGACTACCCCAAGTTGCAGATAGGTTGCATCAATTTCAACCTGCCCTTACATTGGATTTCACCAGTTGCTGTTGCTGGTGCCGCAGCAGGGATTGCTAGCACAGTTGTATGCCATCCCCTCGAAGTTTTGAAG GACCGGTTAACTGTTAGTCCTGAAATCTACCCTACTTTAGGTGTCGCGattagaaatatttataaagatGGCGGCGTTGGCGCTTTTTATGCTGGTATCTCACCAACACTGGTTGGCATGCTTCCATACAGTACATGTTATTATTTCTTGTATGATACAATGAAGGATTCTTACTGCCGGAGCAAAAAGAAGAAATCTCTAAATCGTCCAGAGATGCTTTTGCTTGGAGCTCTAGCAG GTTTTACTGCCAGTACAATTAGCTTCCCATTGGAGGTGGCTAGGAAGCGGCTGATGGTGGGGGCTTTGCAAGGTAAGTGCCCACCAAACATGGGAGCAGCACTCAGGGAAGTAATTAGAGAAGAAGGTCTGAAGGGTCTCTACAGAGGATGGGGTGCCAGTTGTTTAAAGGTCATGCCATCCTCTGGTATCACCTGGATGTTTTATGAAGCGTGGAAAGACATATTGCTTGTCCAGAATGGTAACCCATTTTAG
- the LOC137818189 gene encoding probable mitochondrial adenine nucleotide transporter BTL1 isoform X1 gives MSSSNTNSHSKPQPQEANMALQTHSPSHSHNNINNNKGVFGDVYTIIKDMHADHHNATFDFRLPPLPNFLGSREAREFFSGALAGAMTKAILAPLETIRTRMVVGVGSRNIAGSFVEVVEQQGWQGLWAGNMINMLRIVPTQAIELATFECVKRAMTSVQSKWENTDYPKLQIGCINFNLPLHWISPVAVAGAAAGIASTVVCHPLEVLKDRLTVSPEIYPTLGVAIRNIYKDGGVGAFYAGISPTLVGMLPYSTCYYFLYDTMKDSYCRSKKKKSLNRPEMLLLGALAGFTASTISFPLEVARKRLMVGALQGKCPPNMGAALREVIREEGLKGLYRGWGASCLKVMPSSGITWMFYEAWKDILLVQNGNPF, from the exons ATGTCCTCCTCCAACACTAACTCTCACTCCAAACCTCAACCTCAG GAAGCTAACATGGCATTGCAAACCCATTCTCCTTCACACTCCcacaacaacatcaacaacaacaaaGGGGTCTTTGGAGATGTCTACACCATCATCAAAGACATGCACGCCGATCATCACAACGCCACCTTTGATTTTCGCCTTCCCCCGCTTCCA AATTTTCTGGGCTCTCGAGAGGCCCGCGAGTTTTTCAGCGGTGCCCTTGCAGGGGCAATGACAAAGGCTATACTTGCTCCTCTTGAGACCATCAG GACAAGAATGGTTGTTGGTGTTGGATCGAGAAATATTGCTGGTAGTTTCGTAGAGGTTGTAGAGCAGCAGGGATGGCAAGGATTGTGGGCTGGAAACATGATTAATATGCTTCGTATAGTTCCAACACAGGCCATTGAGCTGGCCACGTTTGAGTGCGTCAAACGGGCTATGACATCCGTGCAAAGCAAATGGGAGAACACTGACTACCCCAAGTTGCAGATAGGTTGCATCAATTTCAACCTGCCCTTACATTGGATTTCACCAGTTGCTGTTGCTGGTGCCGCAGCAGGGATTGCTAGCACAGTTGTATGCCATCCCCTCGAAGTTTTGAAG GACCGGTTAACTGTTAGTCCTGAAATCTACCCTACTTTAGGTGTCGCGattagaaatatttataaagatGGCGGCGTTGGCGCTTTTTATGCTGGTATCTCACCAACACTGGTTGGCATGCTTCCATACAGTACATGTTATTATTTCTTGTATGATACAATGAAGGATTCTTACTGCCGGAGCAAAAAGAAGAAATCTCTAAATCGTCCAGAGATGCTTTTGCTTGGAGCTCTAGCAG GTTTTACTGCCAGTACAATTAGCTTCCCATTGGAGGTGGCTAGGAAGCGGCTGATGGTGGGGGCTTTGCAAGGTAAGTGCCCACCAAACATGGGAGCAGCACTCAGGGAAGTAATTAGAGAAGAAGGTCTGAAGGGTCTCTACAGAGGATGGGGTGCCAGTTGTTTAAAGGTCATGCCATCCTCTGGTATCACCTGGATGTTTTATGAAGCGTGGAAAGACATATTGCTTGTCCAGAATGGTAACCCATTTTAG